Proteins from a genomic interval of Rosa chinensis cultivar Old Blush chromosome 2, RchiOBHm-V2, whole genome shotgun sequence:
- the LOC112187710 gene encoding ubiquitin receptor RAD23b, translating into MKLTVKTLKGSHFEIRVQPTDTVMGVKKNIEDIQGKDNYPCGQQLLIHNGKVLKDETTLADNKVTEDGFLVVMLSKSKTTGLAGASSAQPASTIPPTTAPITNSTTRAEAPIQAPPSESTTPASDTANVHTDTYGQAASNLVAGTNLDETIQQIMDMGGGNWDRETVTRALRAAYNNPERAVDYLYSSIPETAEVAVPVAHFPASQATETGVANAPPVSGAPNSAPLNMFPQEALSGAGAGAGALGSLDFLRNNHQFQTLRSMVQANPQILQPMLQELGKQNPQLLRLIQEHHAEFLQLINEPLEGSEGDMFEQPDQEMPHAINVTPAEQEAIERLEAMGFDRALVIEAFLACDRNEELAANYLLENAGDFED; encoded by the exons ATGAAGCTCACTGTAAAGACCCTCAAGGGCAGCCATTTCGAAATTAGGGTTCAGCCCACTGACACC gTGATGGGTGTTAAGAAGAACATTGAGGATATACAAGGGAAAGATAATTACCCGTGTGGGCAGCAGTTACTGATACACAATGGCAAAGTCTTGAAAGACGAAACTACCTTGGCCGACAACAAGGTCACTGAAGATGGTTTTCTTGTTGTCATGCTTAGTAAG AGTAAAACTACAGGCTTAGCAGGGGCTTCATCTGCTCAG CCTGCTTCTACAATTCCACCTACAACTGCACCAATCACAAATTCTACTACCAGAGCCGAAGCTCCCATACAAGCACC GCCTTCAGAGAGTACCACTCCTGCTTCAGACACTGCTAA TGTGCATACTGATACCTATGGTCAAGCTGCGTCAAATTTAGTTGCTGGAACTAATCTTGATGAGACTATTCAACAGATAATGGATATGGGTGGTGGAAATTGGGACAGAGAAACAGTTACACGTGCACTTCGAGCGGCTTATAACAACCCAGAGCGAGCAGTGGACTACTTGTATTCT AGTATTCCAGAAACAGCGGAAGTTGCAGTGCCTGTGGCTCATTTCCCTGCAAGTCAGGCAACTGAAACAGGCGTAGCCAATGCTCCACCTGTCTCCGGAGCACCTAATTCAGCTCCCCTGAATATGTTTCCGCAG GAAGCACTGTCCGGTGCTGGTGCTGGTGCTGGTGCACTTGGATCCCTCGACTTCCTTAGAAACAATCATCAG TTCCAAACGTTGCGCTCAATGGTACAAGCCAACCCACAAATTTTACAG CCCATGCTGCAGGAACTTGGAAAGCAAAACCCCCAGCTTTTAAGATTAATTCAGGAGCACCATGCCGAGTTCCTTCAATTAATAAATGAACCTCTTGAGGGTTCTGAAGG TGACATGTTTGAACAGCCTGATCAAGAAATGCCACATGCTATCAATGTAACTCCAGCGGAACAGGAGGCCATTGAACGA CTTGAGGCAATGGGATTTGATAGAGCCTTGGTGATTGAGGCCTTTTTGGCATGTGACCGTAATGAAGAGCTGGCAGCCAACTATCTATTGGAGAATGCTGGAGATTTCGAAGATTGA
- the LOC112187712 gene encoding putative disease resistance protein RGA3: MAEALVSFLVEQLGSFTFQHVEQHVKLVVNVEKEVATLTLNLDAIQAVLADAERRQVKEDSVRRWLNNLKEVSYEVDDVVDEWSTEIMKQQIENEGDNAIVPKKKVCFSIPFRCLCTGQVTRIISRHDIAVKIKELNEKLALIHRQQKFYKFLQNEIEFEQPERLKSFSIVDKSGTFGRDNERNKLVSELVSENSEERKTPLVKSIVGMGGIGKTTLAQLAYNDEKVKACFHTRIWVCVSEPFVQIAVAKAILEGLEVKDSQSNELGTYLQHISKSIEGKKFLLVLDDVWDSNHRKWEPFLTTLQCGGLGSRILVTTRITQVASTLGATSDHTIHLKELGEETCRSLFYHIAFFDGERKESKKFEDIGNEIVKKCKGLPLAAKTLGSLMRCKKTLQQWVEVLNSKIWELQEFEQQVFQPLLLSYYDLKPLSKRCLLYCATFPKDIVIVKDKLIELWMSQDYLEVKGGNKEKTTVGQWCFENLVTRSFFQDIEEDYEGNINSCKMHDIVHDFVQYLTKDECFSMVVKGANERMELPSDEVSHLSLMFAPEGPFPVSSLNCKSLRTLTAFESKLTSIGVELISQSKSLRTLNLSENSILEVPKEIGGLIHLRYLDLSQNRELKELPDSLCDLYNLQTLRLVNCSQLGKFPDEEAMRKLTKLKHLYVDRCCRLKSKGIGRLTGLQKLDVFHLNGYRGEDKEGTLKLQDLENLKQLEGSLYIAHLESVEDASEGVKACLSEKHLLHLHLDFVCRKACDKWGREEGRGQNDREILNGLQPHGDLELLIIWNCQLATSPCPNWILSLHNLTRLELGYFRNCELLSGPFGRLPSLESLVFWEMEKVKKVGVEFLGIEESELQSSSSSSSSSLILFPKLKSLQFWNMYLWEEWEGVGGEGVPPQNNITIMPSLSRLEFHYCSKLGTLPDFLRKTPLQSVQVVFSPNLGDEVRDKTSEEWAKISHVPDIQVI, encoded by the coding sequence ATGGCTGAAGCACTTGTGTCCTTCCTTGTAGAGCAGTTGGGTTCCTTCACCTTCCAACATGTGGAACAACATGTGAAACTTGTTGTGAATGTCGAAAAGGAAGTAGCAACTCTTACTCTCAACCTCGATGCTATTCAAGCTGTGCTAGCGGATGCAGAGAGGAGGCAAGTCAAGGAGGACAGCGTGAGACGCTGGCTCAACAATCTGAAAGAAGTGTCGTACGAGGTAGACGATGTGGTGGACGAGTGGAGCACTGAAATCATGAAACAACAAATCGAGAACGAAGGTGACAATGCTATTGTACCTAAGAAGAAGGTATGTTTCTCTATTCCGTTCCGTTGTCTTTGTACTGGCCAAGTCACTCGGATAATTTCTCGTCATGACATTGCTGTGAAGATAAAAGAGTTGAATGAGAAGTTAGCATTGATTCACAGACAGCAAAAATTTTATAAGTTTCTTCAAAATGAAATAGAATTTGAGCAACCTGAACGATTGAAAAGTTTCTCAATTGTCGATAAATCTGGGACATTTGGTAGAGACAACGAAAGGAATAAACTAGTAAGCGAGTTAGTGAGTGAGAATAGTGAAGAAAGGAAGACGCCTCTTGTCAAATCTATTGTAGGTATGGGGGGGATAGGCAAAACAACTCTTGCCCAACTAGCCTATAATGATGAAAAAGTAAAGGCTTGTTTTCATACAAGAATATGGGTTTGTGTCTCAGAACCCTTTGTACAAATTGCGGTTGCCAAAGCCATCCTTGAGGGTCTTGAAGTCAAAGACTCACAGTCAAATGAGTTAGGAACTTATCTTCAACACATATCTAAGTCCATTGAGGGCAAGAAGTTCCTTCTTGTCCTAGATGATGTTTGGGACTCAAACCATAGAAAGTGGGAGCCTTTCTTGACAACATTACAGTGTGGTGGCTTAGGGAGTAGAATTTTGGTTACAACGCGAATAACGCAAGTTGCTAGTACACTGGGAGCAACTAGCGACCACACAATCCATTTGAAGGAGTTGGGTGAAGAAACTTGTAGGTCATTGTTCTATCACATTGCATTTTTTGACGGTGAAAGAAAAGAGTCTAAAAAGTTTGAAGATATTGGTAATGAAATCGTGAAAAAGTGCAAAGGCTTGCCTCTTGCTGCTAAGACTTTGGGTAGTCTAATGCGGTGTAAGAAAACACTGCAACAATGGGTAGAGGTTTTGAATAGTAAGATATGGGAATTACAAGAGTTTGAACAGCAAGTTTTCCAACCGTTATTACTAAGTTACTATGATTTGAAACCATTGTCCAAACGTTGTCTTTTGTATTGTGCTACATTTCCTAAAGATATTGTGATTGTTAAGGATAAGTTGATTGAGTTGTGGATGTCACAAGATTATCTTGAAGTCAAAGGGGGAAATAAAGAAAAGACAACAGTAGGTCAATGGTGTTTTGAGAACTTAGTAACGCGGTCTTTCTTTCAAGATATTGAGGAAGATTATGAGGGGAACATTAACAGTTGTAAAATGCATGACATCGTGCATGACTTTGTGCAATATTTGACCAAGGATGAATGCTTTAGTATGGTGGTTAAGGGTGCTAATGAGAGAATGGAGTTACCGAGTGATGAGGTCAGTCATTTGTCTTTAATGTTTGCACCCGAGGGTCCATTTCCTGTTTCTTCTCTCAACTGTAAGAGTTTGCGCACTCTCACAGCTTTTGAATCGAAACTTACTAGCATTGGCGTAGAGTTAATTTCGCAATCAAAAAGCcttaggactttgaatttgagtGAAAACTCGATTCTAGAAGTTCCAAAGGAGATTGGTGGATTGATACATTTGAGATATCTGGACTTGTCTCAAAACCGTGAACTGAAGGAATTGCCCGACAGTTTATGTGATTTATACAATCTGCAAACGTTGCGGCTTGTCAACTGCAGTCAACTAGGCAAATTTCCCGATGAAGAGGCAATGAGAAAGCTAACCAAGTTAAAGCATCTTTATGTCGATCGGTGCTGTCGTCTAAAATCAAAAGGGATAGGGAGGTTAACCGGTCTGCAAAAGCTAGATGTGTTTCATCTAAATGGTTATAGGGGTGAGGACAAAGAAGGGACGTTGAAGTTGCAAGATTTGGAAAACTTGAAGCAACTTGAAGGGAGTCTTTACATTGCACACTTGGAGTCTGTGGAAGATGCGAGTGAGGGTGTAAAGGCATGTTTGAGTGAGAAACATCTCCTTCATCTGCATCTAGATTTCGTATGTCGCAAGGCATGTGATAAGTGGGGGAGAGAAGAAGGGAGGGGCCAAAATGATAGAGAAATACTGAATGGGCTGCAACCACATGGAGATTTGGAATTATTGATCATCTGGAACTGTCAGCTGGCTACTTCTCCGTGTCCCAATTGGATCTTGTCTTTACATAATCTGACAAGGCTTGAGCTTGGGTACTTCCGTAATTGTGAGCTGCTTTCGGGTCCATTTGGGAGATTGCCGTCGCTTGAATCACTTGTATTTTGGGAGATGGAGAAAGTGAAAAAGGTGGGAGTGGAGTTTTTGGGAATTGAAGAAAGTGAATTAcaatcatcctcctcctcctcctcgtcttCTCTTATTTTATTCCCCAAATTGAAAAGCCTCCAGTTCTGGAATATGTACTTGTGGGAAGAGTGGGAAGGAGTGGGAGGGGAAGGAGTCCCTCCCCAGAATAATATTACCATAATGCCCTCCCTATCTCGCTTGGAATTTCACTATTGCTCCAAACTTGGTACGCTGCCCGACTTCCTGCGCAAGACACCACTACAGAGTGTGCAAGTCGTGTTTTCTCCAAATCTGGGTGATGAAGTCAGGGACAAAACAAGTGAGGAGTGGGCCAAGATTTCTCACGTCCCAGACATCCAAGTGATTTGA